One Rattus norvegicus strain BN/NHsdMcwi chromosome 20, GRCr8, whole genome shotgun sequence DNA segment encodes these proteins:
- the Pttg1ip gene encoding pituitary tumor-transforming gene 1 protein-interacting protein isoform X1: protein MASAVLGLTLRWVMFLSAVLLLLLPGASAQEPPGVGCSEYTNRSCEECLRNVSCLWCNENKACLDYPVRKILPPASLCKLSSARWGVCWVNFEALIITMSVLGGSVLLGITVCCCCCCRRKRSRKPDKSDERAMREQEERRVRQEERRAEMKSRHDEIRKKYGLFKEQNPYEKF from the exons ATGGCGTCTGCTGTCCTTGGGCTGACGCTGCGCTGGGTGATGTTCCTCAGTGCCGTGCTGCTGTTGCTTCTGCCCGGAGCCTCTGCGCAGGAGCCTCCAGGAGTGG GTTGCTCTGAGTACACAAACAGATCCTGTGAAGAGTGCCTCAGGAATGTCTCG TGTCTCTGGTGCAACGAGAACAAAGCGTGCCTGGACTACCCAGTGAGGAAAATCTTGCCCCCTGCCTCTCTTTGTAAATTGAGCTCCGCTCGCTGGGGCGTATGCTGGG TGAACTTTGAGGCCCTGATCATCACCATGTCGGTGCTTGGGGGCTCTGTGCTCCTGGGCATCAccgtgtgctgctgctgctgctgccgccgaaAGAGAAGCCGGAAGCCAGACAAGAGCGATGAGCGGGCCATGAGagagcaggaggagaggagagtgcgACAGGAGGAGAG gaGAGCAGAGATGAAGTCAAGACACGATGaaatcaggaagaaatatg GTCTGTTTAAAGAACAGAACCCATATGAGAAGTTCTGA